A section of the Opitutaceae bacterium genome encodes:
- a CDS encoding type II toxin-antitoxin system PemK/MazF family toxin: MRAGEVWLIDLGMVAKVRPCLLLTNYPADDELALVAVLPHTTARRGNRWELALAKPFLKPGVFHFQQIQSVSIARLERRLGVLADAELAKVRQTLAHYFGL, encoded by the coding sequence GTGAGGGCGGGTGAAGTCTGGCTGATCGATCTCGGCATGGTCGCGAAAGTGCGTCCGTGCCTTTTGCTTACAAACTACCCGGCCGACGACGAATTGGCACTCGTTGCTGTCCTACCGCATACGACAGCGCGGCGTGGCAACCGATGGGAGTTGGCGCTTGCGAAGCCGTTCCTCAAGCCAGGAGTATTCCACTTTCAGCAGATACAATCAGTATCAATCGCGCGCTTGGAACGGAGGCTTGGCGTACTTGCCGACGCGGAATTGGCGAAGGTCCGTCAGACCTTGGCCCACTATTTCGGCCTGTAG